In one window of Bradyrhizobium betae DNA:
- a CDS encoding twin-arginine translocation signal domain-containing protein, whose product MKFNRRSFLAGAGVIGAGAFTSYYADWTGGCGSGTAAPADASTY is encoded by the coding sequence ATGAAATTCAACCGCCGATCCTTTCTTGCCGGTGCTGGGGTTATCGGCGCAGGCGCCTTCACGTCCTATTATGCCGATTGGACCGGCGGATGCGGCAGCGGAACGGCAGCCCCTGCGGATGCCTCCACTTATTGA
- a CDS encoding ArsR/SmtB family transcription factor has product MLNLADFEKSAMEVAGILRALANERRLMILCQLVEYGEATVGSLVDAVGISQSALSQHLAKMRDEGIVTFRRDSHTVWYRIADGRIEELFATLHRLFCKPVRKSGKHK; this is encoded by the coding sequence ATGCTGAATCTCGCGGACTTTGAGAAAAGCGCCATGGAAGTGGCGGGCATTCTCCGTGCGCTCGCGAACGAGCGTCGGTTGATGATTCTTTGCCAGCTGGTCGAATACGGCGAAGCGACCGTGGGTTCCCTCGTCGATGCAGTCGGCATTAGCCAATCCGCGCTGTCTCAACATCTTGCGAAAATGCGCGACGAGGGAATCGTCACGTTTCGACGAGATTCCCACACGGTTTGGTACCGAATCGCGGACGGGCGGATTGAAGAGCTTTTTGCGACGCTTCATCGGCTGTTTTGTAAGCCGGTCAGAAAATCAGGAAAACACAAATGA
- a CDS encoding sulfite exporter TauE/SafE family protein, with product MMDFPVGISTTISGGIVGLVLGLVGGGGSILAVPLLVYAVGVTSPHVAIGTSAIAVSLSALGNVVSHARAGNVKWRCAAVFASAGVFGAVAGSTVAKALDGQKLLVLFGALMIIVGITMLRSRSTAGNPEVRLSMTTARELLPLLLGIGFAVGLLSGFFGIGGGFLIVPGLMLATGMPLTMAIGTSLVAVAAFGAATAASYAISGMIDWPIASLFVLGGLVGGVAGVAFGKALAARKRSLNLTFAGLVILVGLYVVARGTVTLFAA from the coding sequence ATGATGGACTTTCCCGTCGGCATTTCGACAACGATTTCGGGCGGAATTGTTGGTCTGGTGCTCGGCCTTGTCGGGGGCGGCGGTTCTATCCTCGCAGTTCCTCTTCTGGTTTACGCTGTCGGGGTCACGTCGCCACATGTCGCTATCGGCACAAGTGCTATTGCGGTCTCACTGAGCGCACTCGGCAACGTGGTGAGCCATGCCCGCGCCGGAAATGTGAAGTGGCGCTGTGCGGCCGTCTTTGCGTCAGCCGGCGTGTTCGGGGCGGTTGCGGGCTCTACGGTGGCCAAAGCGCTCGATGGGCAGAAACTCCTGGTCCTGTTCGGCGCGCTGATGATCATCGTGGGAATCACCATGCTGCGCAGCCGCAGTACGGCGGGGAATCCGGAGGTGCGATTGTCGATGACAACGGCACGCGAGCTTTTACCGCTGCTGCTGGGCATCGGTTTTGCGGTCGGACTGTTGTCGGGTTTCTTCGGAATTGGAGGCGGTTTCCTGATCGTGCCCGGCCTCATGCTTGCGACCGGGATGCCCCTGACGATGGCGATCGGCACCTCTCTCGTTGCCGTCGCAGCATTCGGGGCAGCAACTGCAGCGAGCTATGCAATCTCCGGAATGATCGACTGGCCGATTGCCAGCCTGTTCGTTCTCGGCGGCCTGGTTGGCGGCGTCGCCGGTGTGGCGTTCGGAAAAGCGCTCGCAGCAAGGAAGCGGTCACTCAATCTGACGTTCGCTGGCCTGGTTATTCTGGTCGGCCTCTACGTCGTCGCGCGCGGAACGGTGACGCTGTTCGCGGCTTGA
- a CDS encoding rhodanese-like domain-containing protein translates to MPTQQPNPCQAVEHGKRLVLYCASGNRSALAAKTLKSIGIANVSHVAGGFPAMQKAGGETESAA, encoded by the coding sequence ATGCCGACCCAACAGCCCAACCCATGTCAAGCCGTTGAGCACGGCAAGCGGCTGGTGCTCTATTGTGCTTCCGGCAACCGATCAGCGCTGGCTGCGAAGACGCTCAAGAGCATCGGTATCGCCAACGTCTCGCATGTAGCCGGTGGATTCCCGGCGATGCAAAAGGCGGGCGGCGAAACCGAAAGCGCGGCGTGA
- a CDS encoding DoxX family protein produces MTFIAQLQRSRKQTQAFSDLIFRGCLSLIFIVGGLGHFVEHRQMLERIAESPWANTINTIGNPSVLLWVSGAIFVPAGVALAIGFMTRLSSVALFMTLVPITITLHVAPGHAGPLFKNIAILGALIHFAFNGSGAICNRPRVSFSR; encoded by the coding sequence GTGACATTTATTGCGCAATTACAGCGTTCTCGAAAACAAACTCAAGCTTTCTCGGACCTCATTTTTCGCGGTTGCCTCAGCCTCATTTTCATCGTTGGCGGGCTCGGACATTTCGTGGAGCATCGTCAGATGCTTGAGCGGATAGCTGAATCGCCGTGGGCAAATACAATCAACACGATCGGCAATCCATCTGTTTTGCTCTGGGTTTCCGGAGCTATTTTCGTTCCGGCCGGGGTCGCGCTTGCTATCGGTTTTATGACCCGGCTGTCGTCCGTCGCGCTTTTCATGACTCTGGTGCCGATTACGATTACGCTGCACGTGGCTCCCGGCCACGCCGGGCCGTTGTTCAAGAATATAGCTATCCTTGGCGCGTTGATTCATTTCGCCTTTAACGGATCGGGTGCGATTTGCAATCGACCGCGCGTTAGCTTTAGCCGTTGA
- a CDS encoding DUF302 domain-containing protein encodes MSYHFSKTVDLPMEAAVSATTEALKKHGFGVLTEIDVQQTLKKKLDVDFHPYRILGACNPKMAYQALQAEDKIGTMLPCNVVLQERDSGRTEISAVDPVASMQAIENPKLAGIAASVRAALQEVIADIGAKQAPPA; translated from the coding sequence ATGAGCTACCATTTTTCTAAGACTGTCGATTTGCCGATGGAAGCCGCCGTTTCTGCGACTACCGAAGCCTTGAAGAAACATGGTTTTGGTGTGCTCACCGAGATTGATGTGCAGCAAACATTAAAGAAGAAGCTGGATGTGGACTTTCATCCTTACCGTATCCTGGGCGCTTGCAACCCAAAAATGGCGTACCAAGCGCTCCAGGCTGAGGATAAAATCGGCACCATGCTTCCTTGCAATGTTGTCCTGCAAGAGCGTGATTCGGGTCGTACTGAAATTTCAGCTGTGGATCCGGTAGCGTCTATGCAAGCAATCGAGAACCCCAAGCTCGCTGGAATTGCAGCAAGCGTCCGCGCTGCGCTGCAGGAAGTAATTGCAGACATTGGAGCCAAGCAAGCTCCGCCAGCGTAG
- a CDS encoding 5'-nucleotidase C-terminal domain-containing protein → MLAEIVGNTPIGLHRDTILSASMDDVLLAAAAKAGETDIAFSNGWRYGAPVPPGPVTMNDLWNIIPSNPPISTVDLTGVEIQEMMEESLERTFSADPFGQMGGYLKRFRGLTIYGKLENPPGHRIEHIFTADAALAADHSYKAAFVTAQGVPQKFGRNRQDLPVKAINALQDYFRRQSTHPNEGLGRFIPV, encoded by the coding sequence ATGTTGGCAGAGATTGTCGGCAATACACCTATCGGATTGCACCGCGACACGATCCTTTCCGCGTCGATGGACGATGTGCTCCTTGCGGCCGCTGCGAAAGCCGGGGAAACGGATATCGCATTTTCAAATGGTTGGCGATATGGTGCACCGGTCCCACCAGGCCCGGTTACCATGAACGATCTCTGGAATATCATTCCGAGCAATCCGCCGATCTCGACCGTAGACCTTACCGGCGTGGAAATCCAAGAGATGATGGAGGAGAGCCTAGAGCGGACATTTTCAGCCGATCCTTTCGGGCAGATGGGCGGCTACCTCAAGCGCTTCAGGGGATTGACCATCTACGGCAAGCTTGAAAATCCTCCGGGCCATCGAATCGAGCACATCTTTACGGCAGACGCGGCCCTAGCGGCGGACCACAGCTACAAAGCAGCCTTCGTGACCGCCCAAGGTGTGCCTCAGAAATTTGGTCGGAATCGGCAAGACTTGCCGGTCAAGGCGATCAATGCACTACAAGACTATTTTCGGAGGCAATCAACTCATCCGAACGAGGGTCTGGGGCGGTTTATTCCTGTGTGA
- a CDS encoding c-type cytochrome, with protein sequence MILLARLFIATAIAADGSGIAANGNDKGAPACSACHGNQGEGRLDAAYPRLAGLDSGYLLRQLNDFADRKRESETMHPIAKALGADERGAVASFYGALSAPKVQEPKKPDDKTLAIGAALALRGDWSKGLPGCGQCHGRAGQGVGDSFPKLAAQSAEYIVKELKAWKEGKRGNDPLNLMTGSRASSMKRRWPRSAHTMPACQ encoded by the coding sequence ATGATCTTGCTGGCAAGACTGTTCATCGCGACCGCGATTGCGGCGGACGGCAGCGGCATAGCAGCGAATGGCAACGATAAGGGGGCGCCTGCCTGTTCCGCCTGCCATGGCAATCAAGGCGAGGGGCGGCTCGATGCCGCTTATCCGAGGCTTGCCGGACTTGATAGCGGATATCTTCTGCGCCAGCTCAACGATTTTGCCGACAGAAAACGCGAAAGTGAAACCATGCACCCCATCGCCAAGGCGCTTGGCGCGGACGAGCGCGGAGCGGTGGCGTCCTTTTACGGCGCATTGTCGGCCCCCAAAGTGCAGGAGCCGAAAAAGCCGGATGACAAGACCCTCGCCATAGGTGCTGCTCTCGCGCTGCGAGGAGATTGGTCCAAGGGCTTGCCGGGCTGTGGGCAATGTCACGGCCGGGCCGGACAAGGTGTTGGTGATTCGTTTCCGAAGCTGGCCGCCCAATCCGCCGAATATATCGTAAAAGAGCTGAAAGCGTGGAAGGAAGGAAAGCGCGGCAACGATCCGTTGAATTTGATGACGGGATCGCGAGCAAGCTCGATGAAGCGCAGATGGCCGCGGTCGGCGCATACTATGCCAGCCTGCCAGTAG
- a CDS encoding c-type cytochrome has product MSESRPNPQTWAAGLLFLGLAGFVGYSLPRPENPKTAGTSTKDTNATDKGAQAKQVFTPPRDDEIPDDDFGKMVRLGSDIFHDTQNNAKEFVGNALQCANCHIDRGRLANSAPLWAAYVAYPAYRDKNGHVNTFQQRVQGCFRYSMNGKAPPLGDNVLVAIETYAYFLAKGAPTGVDLPGRGYPKLPKPAKLDYGHGEQVYVQKCAVCHGVTGQGQNSSDGTVVFPPLWGARSYNWGAGMSSITNAAGFIKANMPLSQGNTLSDQEAWDVATFIDSQERPQDPRFSGSVAETRKKYHDSPMSMYGQSVNGVVLGQSSSLGAPAKNE; this is encoded by the coding sequence ATGAGCGAAAGCCGACCCAACCCGCAAACCTGGGCAGCGGGCTTGCTCTTTCTCGGGCTGGCCGGATTTGTCGGCTATTCGCTTCCGCGGCCAGAAAACCCGAAGACCGCGGGGACATCAACGAAGGACACAAATGCGACTGACAAGGGCGCGCAGGCGAAGCAGGTCTTCACGCCTCCGCGCGACGACGAAATACCCGACGACGATTTCGGCAAAATGGTCAGGCTCGGCTCGGATATTTTCCATGATACTCAGAACAATGCCAAGGAATTCGTCGGTAACGCGCTTCAGTGCGCGAACTGCCATATCGACAGAGGCCGGCTCGCGAACTCCGCGCCTCTCTGGGCCGCATACGTCGCCTATCCGGCGTACCGCGACAAGAACGGTCATGTGAACACATTTCAGCAGCGAGTACAGGGCTGCTTTCGTTATAGCATGAACGGGAAGGCGCCCCCCTTGGGCGACAACGTTCTCGTCGCCATCGAAACCTATGCCTATTTCCTGGCGAAGGGTGCGCCGACCGGCGTCGATTTGCCCGGTCGCGGTTATCCGAAACTACCGAAGCCTGCCAAGCTCGACTATGGTCACGGGGAGCAGGTCTATGTGCAAAAATGCGCTGTCTGCCATGGAGTTACGGGGCAGGGACAAAACTCGTCCGACGGCACGGTGGTGTTTCCGCCCCTATGGGGAGCGCGCTCGTACAACTGGGGAGCCGGCATGAGCTCCATTACGAATGCCGCCGGCTTTATCAAAGCGAACATGCCGCTGAGCCAGGGCAACACGCTCAGCGATCAGGAAGCCTGGGACGTGGCGACCTTTATCGATAGCCAGGAGCGTCCTCAGGATCCGCGATTCTCGGGCTCGGTTGCCGAAACCCGCAAGAAGTATCACGACTCACCCATGTCGATGTATGGCCAATCGGTGAATGGCGTCGTGCTTGGCCAGAGCTCCTCACTCGGGGCACCTGCAAAAAATGAGTGA